Genomic window (Kwoniella botswanensis chromosome 1, complete sequence):
CGGATGATGGGCCATGATCATTCGTGATGACCGGGGTTTCTTCCCCAGCGCGAGGAATTGATGTTTCAGGCTTGTACTCTAGATTTTCATCCAATCTCGACGAGGGCCTGTCCGCGTCGTGTATATCTTCGGTGCCCGTGGGCCCACTCGATTCCGGCGCTAAAGGAAATTCGTCTTGGACCGATACTTCCACGCCTTCAGtctcttcactcctttcGCTACTTACCTCGTCCTCACCATTGTGCTTGATCACTTCCCTgcctttcctcctctccatctctctcctgACTCGTTCTTCGAGTGTATATCCAGCCAACAAATCGTCATTCCATGCTTTCCTgtcatccctttcttcccttttgGTCCTTTCAGACGCCCGTATGTCCTCAAAGCCTATCACTGTGTGCGTAGGCGAAGAAGGCGCGGAGGCATAGTGTGTCGAGGAAGGTGATTCTTCCGTAGGATCCGCGGAATCGGGGTCATTAACTTGTGGTATGCTGGTGGATACCGTCAGAATCGGACGTTGAGCTTCTGCCCGTGGGGTTGACGGggtggacgaagaagatggaattgCTGGGGAGGGAGCAGTAGAAAGGCCAATGGCCATTTCGAATGAAGGAGGTGGCGATCGCGGTCTTTCATCGGGTAGAGATTGAGGTGGGTTGGCCGTACCAGGAGTCGCACCGAACGCAGGAGGGAGACGTGCAGTAGACGGCGtaggaaaagggaaaggcgGTGGTGGTTCGCCAGCTTCCGGAATATCTATTTCATACACTCTACATTAGTATTCGAACGCAACAAATAGCTTTTGGTCATGAAAGATGGACAAGGGGACTCACCATCCCAAACATTTGTTCTCCTCATACTTGCTCCCCTAGCCAGACCGAGTGctctcccttcctccctcGAGCTGACTGTCAATCTCCTCCTGACACCACTGGTCTCAGCGGTATCTCCTCTCACTatcctccttcgtcttctttgCGCTTGTGCTTGCACATCCTGTTGAGCTCGAGCCAAATCGCTCTCTTCGTTTGTCTCTTCAGGCAAATGTCCAGATTCAAGTATCTGACCCAACTGTCCTAGAGATGTCAAACTTGGATTACCAATTACCAACTCCCTCAGCCTCTCTTGAGATCGTCTCGTGCTTATAccctctcttgctctttcACCTGACCTACGCCTGGTATTGGGTGGAGCCTGTGGTTGAGTAGATTGTATACGGGGTGTAGAAGATGTCCCACCTGGGATGATGGTCGGAGGAGATAAGAGTGAAGTGACGTAtttctgctgctgctgtcTGCTGTTAGCTGGTCTActagatggtccagcttcgCCTTCCCCCTCTCCAGCAGTGTTCAAATTCGGTGTTGACTTATTGCGTCTTTCCTGAGATGAACGCACGTATGATGATGGCAATATCAAGTTCGAAGTTGTGGTGGCTGCAGTAGCTGCGAGCTGGTCGATGGTAGATGCCGATaaagatgatatgggtgTAGGAGCCAAGGCGAGGTAGGGAGCTGGGATGGGTCCGACTCGAGGTGtgggtgaggaagatggtttagGTTTCTTGCGTGGCTTTGCTCGGACACCTGGAGAAGGATTATTTGTGAGTAGTCATTCCCATAAGTAGAAAAGGTGAACAGGTGTTTCCAACTTACCTCCAGCAGGAGTCTATACCATGTCGAAGAGATATATATCAGTCACTCAAAAGATTTATGTCGAATAGGAGGGTTAGGTGAAGCACTCACATTGCCCCTGGACCCACTGggatcatctcttctcctcgcAGGAGCAGCGGCCGGAGTATCTACACCTGTACGTCCTGTGTTCAtctctcaacttcaacctgAATTGTGTAATGTTCGAGGTCCATCGGTTTGATCGAGACGATGTGATGACGGTGATACGAGTGCTAATATCCTTGAGTATGCATGATCTTGACCTTTTGCCAGGCTGAGTAGTGTGGATGATATCTGCAATCCGTAACTTTGATGCTGCCTATGCTTGGTTATCGATGTTGGTGGAAGGTGGATTAATGGCGAAAGCCAAGCACAGCATGTATAAGAGGTTGAAGGATGACATTTGAACCAAAGTGCGTCATAAATTCCCGTCATCTCGTACTCGTTCTCATATGCTTAATCCCTTAGTCTCACTCCTCATGGTCCTCACGGTGACAATGTCAACAGCGATCACGCACTGCATACATATACACTGCAAGCTATCAAATCAGAATGTACGACACAGTGCCAGCATCGCAGTGCACATCAGGAGAACGTTGACACTTCAATCATCCAATGCATTCGAAAATGATTACTGATCTGGTTTGTTTGtttttttcctctttcttcgttcttTCCCCGTTCCTCATTGACTTTCCTCCCGAATATCATATACGAAGAGACAATGTCATGTTTACTTTTGTCCATCAACGATCTTTTGTTGCTTGTCCTATAATATCGCATTACTCCCAGTCAGCGACGATCGAAAATCGATGAACAAGACATCTGATTGGTGGGTGGAGGATCTCAAGGCAGACAAATGAAACATCCACAACTCACAACTTcggcttgagcttgagcgaGCTTCTCTTGGGCAGCCTTGAGCTTGGCAGCTTCGTGCTCTTTGATGTACTTTGTCTCGGAAGCTTGTTCTCGTTCTCTATTGGTGGGATGTACACGTTTAGTTAGTGTCTTTTCAACGGTTTCGGTGATACGTCATGAACGAATGATTGAGGTATCTTTGCCAGCATCGAACGGAATGGTAGTTTTGGATGGCAACAGAGATACTCACTTgaaagaagtggaagaagcgGTAGCACCCTCAGCTCGAGTATCCGGAGAGTAGTTTCGGACGAACATGGGCTGTTTGTGGTTTTCAGAATGGCGAAACGGATTTTGACATTGAAACAGAGAGTTGGCGATGTACAGGAGAATATATGAAAGATAATAGAGTAAATGTCAGCATGTATGTCATAGGCGGCAAGGACAGGGATGTGAGATTAGAATGAGATGGTCTTCCAATACGATGAGGAGCGGTCTGACAGCAGGGAATGAATCAGAATGGTCGGCTGTCAACTCACGGCAGGAGCCCTGAGAGCGATGAGTCTAGCGGTTGAGGTAGTTCTGAGTACGGACATGTTGACTATGTTAACTGTCTGGTTTGTGTCGGTGAAGTGAGAAGGTCAAGTTAGTTGAGGAATGTTTAGATCCAAGTGATGGGGTGGGGTTGAGGTTCTCACAGTGTAGGATGGTATCCGTATGCTTGACAGTTAAACCCgaacatctcatcatattTGATCCCGCTCACAGGTTGGCATGACGTGGACTTGTCTTCTCACGCTTTATGCCACGAACTGATGATCCCATCCATGCCATTCGGTCCGGATGCATTGTAACTCGGTTTCAGCATTCCCACTCTATATCACGCTGTAAACTACAGCTACCATTGTCGGTGACACTTGAACTTGATGCTTGCTAACACTCGTAACCACATCAAGGAAATGCACTAGGTCGATCTCAACTGAATTGTACTCCTAGTCTTCCTCACCTTATGTCTCGATAACATCATGTCACAACCCTCACCTGAAGGCCGTAAACGACCGAGACCATCCGATGCGGATGAGAGGGATGTCAAGCGATTGAAGAATGTTGATATGGACGGTGATGGGTCTATGAAAGATGGCATGGGTCAAGAGTGGGTTTCGGAGCAGATGAGCAGGATGGAGAAACTTTACAAGGTAATCTTTAGTTGACTCGGAAGCAAGGATCGAATGAACGAGTGGGCTGATGTTGAATTGATGGTTGTAGGAAGTCTTGATTCAAGCTGCATTGGTATTCCAGCATCAATCATTCTGTAAGAGGCTGTAAGTGGAATGCTTCCCTGGACGAGCGGGTACTGGCACttgctgatcaatcatcGGCGTGATCCATTTACAGGGGTTTGAATCACCAGAAAGTACCTACACATATGATGGACCGACTTGAGACTACATGGAGGACGTACGAAGGCATACGAAGACATGTTGAATGGTCTATGGTATGTTCGGTCCACGGCAATTCCTTGATCGAGATGAAGACAAAAGAATGTTAATACTCATGCATATCGATATAGGCTCAATCCGGTGAAAACCCTCCTACATCTCCCAATAAACCCTCGTCAACGCTCGAAGCGATAACTAGACTAGCATCTAACGCTATCCCACCAAAGACCATGGAATTACCCACACCTATCAACTTGTCGATCGTAGGCGATTATATACCTGTCTTATCCACCATCTCACCGGACAAGCCAGAAGAGGTGgttatcgatcaatctcaaattcAAGCTCCAGTCTTAGACAAGTCTGCTGAGGACACATCCGCcgtgaagagggaagaatCTGTCCCAGTACAGGCGAATCAAAATGGAGAAGATACCATCACTACGAAAGAGATTAAAGATGACCAACCGCAGCTTCCTTCCGAAAATCAAGTCCTACCTATTTCTCAGACAGGTTTGATACAACCTCCTCCCCCCATCGAGactcaaccacaaccacaaaCACAGGTAGACGGTGGACTGGATTATTCATCATTGGGATTGGATGAACTCACAGCTCTCATCAATGGGAATTCATTCGATACTACCACCGcttctcaacctcttcctatTCCTGACTCGATTACGAATAACGATGACCAAATTCAgcagaatgggaatgagatcTTCGCTTCGTTAGGATTAGATACGGGCgtaccaccttccaacgGCCAACATCAGCAAGATGAATCACAAGGACAGCAGCAACCACTACAACCGATGGAAATTGATTTCACATCCGCTCTAAATGGCGTTACAACCACTGGTGGATTAGAtggagaagctgatttctcaGCTCTGGCCGGGTTGTTCGCGAATGAACAACCACCTACATTGCCCGAGAATCAAATAGGcaatggtgatgataatgtcaATGCAGGTATCAGTGGGTTGGTCAAGGAAGATTCCGCTCTGAACAATAGTTTGGAAGGTCTGGAAGGTCTTGTGGAAAGTAACAACGAGGTCAACCAATCGACATCGGTGGTGAATGCTGAAATCCAGAAGGAGCAAACATCGGAAAATCAAGTTCAAAATCAGAACAATGAACAGATTTCGAACGAACAGCCGAATACAGAAAATCCTACTCAAGTAGCCGTATCTGGCGGTGGCCCTGCCGATGGTCAGGATGAatccaagatcaacgagACTCAGATGCCTCCTCCAGTGGATAATCCTCCCGATCAATCGCAGTTAAGTGCTCAACCAACTGATCAAACACAAGTCCAgcctcaatctcaaccttctaATCCCGAACAAccacaacctcaacctcaaccggaatcacaatcacaacctcaacctgaGGCTCAGCCTCAATCAGAATCGCTGTCCCAACCACAAATATCATTCGATCAACAATTCTTCCAACCGGATTTCTCACTTCCCGATACCTCGACCGCGAACGCCGATATCAATCAAGGATTCAATGtcgatggaggaggtggtgaattTGGCGAAATCGACATGTCAGATTTCAACTTTACGGATGCAGGTTTGGAAgggatgggtatgggaggtgatgagtttgagaggttgatggCTGAGTTTGGATAAGGGGTTTTTCTTCAATTGGGGCTTGTCTGTTTTTTCTGTAATTGATGTTGGGTTATGTTATTTTTGTTCGTTTCTCACCTCATATCTCaatttgatctctttctATCATCATAGTTTCACCATTCACCTTTGTTACACTTTCGACTTTTTTTGGTATCTAGGTGCAAAACGATTAATTGTACTTTTattgtatatatctgtataattactgtatcttcttatatcatatcacaccATATCacaccatatcataccatacgGAATCGGATATGTATGCCATATATTCATAATTTGCTGCATTATTCAGTGGTGACATGTGTTTTACATCGTCAGTCGAAAGTGAGAATGTCAATAGTATAATGTCATTTAATCTCAGGATAGCCAACTTGACGAGATCGATCTAAATACCTGAACAGttggaaaagaagaagaatgacaCCAGCACCAGATCACTGTATGTATACCTTTGCTGGATGAGAGGGGgccaaaaaaaaaaaaaaaacagatAATCATTCAGAGATGCGCTGAATCCCCAATCCTCATTCATCAGCACATGAGATCGAATGTTTCGCTTGACtaggtgatgagatgtatTCATACTTCCAAGTCAGATAAATAGCAGAAAGTGAAATCGTTATGAGAACGTTATACCGAACAGATTACCAAATGACTAAATTCCTACACCTTCCTCTGACTGCTCTTCAAACACTGGAACTGATTGGATTGAATAGTACCGAGTATTGAGCGTGATAATCTGCTTATTGAGCGAGGATGGATCGTACGAATGAGTGATAATTGATTTGACCATCTCTAAATCAAGTGAACAAGattccatcatcagcttgatctcatcattatGAAATTCCCCCGGACAGCTAATCTTCTTTGCTGTGTATCTGATTTGCGTTAATCTTGTTGAACTAAACTCACTGTACGGGGAACCCTTTCAACAGCTCgtcaacttcctcatctgaCATTTTCTCACCGAGTTGAGTAAGGACATATCGTAGTTCCCCTGCACCGATGAATCCGTTTCCTGATTTGTCGAAAACTTGGAATCCCTTGATGAATTCGTCTATGCGGGGTAAAGGTGATGAGCACGAGTTCAAGCTCAGAGTAATAGGTCGGGTTGGGGTTATGGCATAAACACaagggatgggatgatgttATGTGTCAGTAACAAGGTGGTAAGATAGTATATGATAATCTCATGATATACTCTATCCCACCCTCCCACCCTTATATAAACACcgcccccatcccaccccgaACTGCCGTGGCTAGAGTAAACCCCTTCACCGCCGTAGCTGTAGTAAACTCACCAGCAGTCCCCGCAGGCTTCCACCCATCAGGCCTGTTCAACACATTCAAAAACTCTTCATATCCAAAAGTACTACCCCCCTGCAATCCTTGTTCCAAGCCCTGTACCTCCGCTTGGGTAGGGTTCTGTCCCAATGATCTCAACAATTCACCCAATGATTCTTTGGGTACTTGACCTGTTCCCTTTTTATCGAATAAGGCGAATGCTTCTCTGTATTCTGTTTGTTCCCATGATAGATCATCGTAACATGATCGAGTCGTATGGTCGAATTGTGGATGAGGTGGCAACAATCTCATTCGTCAGTATATTGTTTTTATCATTGGAAATGACGAAGCACCGACCTGCGTTGTTACCTGACTGCATATGAGGTAAGTATCATCAGCTATAAGCACTCTCCCAGCCAAGTGAGCTGAATAGACTTACCATATTGGTTGAATCCGATTGATGTTAGTGGTGAGGAttatggtatgatgatatcgatgttgttgatgatgatgatgggttgtATGGTtgtatgttgttgttgatgctGTCCTATTCAAAAGTCAAAGTGCAACTCAAAAGTCAACCTGAAACGCATTGATCGCATTGCCACGCGACAGAATACAAGACGCGTCGGACCCCAAATATAATCGCATGAGTTTATCTCATTTTATCCCAGATCATTCCGTACTCAGCTTTGGATCTCCCATTGTCCTCTTTGGTATTTTCAATTGCATCCcaattcaaattcaaattcaaattcgcCACCGCCAAACCACCACACCACACCACACCACACCATACAGATTAAAAAAAGATTTTCACTTgcatctcctccctcttccctctttcatctttcctcaaaaacacctctctcttctttaTAGAAGTTTACATTTATACTTACATATATACACCCCTTCTTTCTTTATCTCACACACTCTTTTCTTACATTCTCTGATAGCCAGTGCATTAGAGATCTAGAAAAGTCAATATAGGAAGAAAAAGCAAGCAATCGATTACAACTCAGAGACGCTTATCTATCAACTCATATACCAAGACAGACAAAACATCAATATGACAACTGCTCCTGTTAACGGTTTGAATGGCCTCGAAGCTAAGTTCAACAGTGAGTTGCTCGTATCCATGATCAGCCAAGCTTCAATAGTATAGCTTTTACGTTGTACTGCAAATTCGCCGCTGACTAACCCTTCCTTTACTTCCTTTCAGGCGGCATGAAGCTCAACCCCGAGCGACCCGCTTACGTCCCACCTCACATGAGAAACAGAGGACCTCCCGCCCCTCAATTCAACAATGGTCCTGCTCCCGCTGGTCCAGGCTACCACCAATCCCCTACCGGATTACCCACTCCCGCCACTACCCCTCCTCAATCGAGAGTATCGTACGCTCCTCCCGCCGCTAGAGGTGGCGCCTTCCCTCCTGCCGGTGCACCAAGATCCGAAGATGGCGGATGGGGCGCACCAAGAAGAGGCCCAGCCGAACCTCGATCTTTCGGCGGTGGTGCTCCAGGTTTCggaagttggaagaatgGTGAACACGTCCTTGGTGCTAGAAACCCAAGATTAGAGAAAGAACTCTTCGGTGAAGCTGGTGATGGTGTCCACCAAGTGAGCGGCCTCCTTACTTCCTTTTGACTGTAGAATGCAATAGCTAATTCCTGTTTTCCACTTAGTCTACTGGTATCAATTTCGACAAATACGCCGATATCCCCGTTGAGGCTACTGGTACTGGAGTCCCTGAACCCGTCACCGAATTCACCAACCCCCCCATCGACCCTGTACTTCTCGAGAACATCCAATACGCTCGATACACCACCCCCACTCCTGTTCAGAAATACTCTCTCCCCATCGTTGCTGGTGGAAGAGACTTGATGGCTTGTGCCCAAACCGGTTCAGGAAAGACTGGTGGTTTCCTTTTCCCCATCCTCTCAGCCATGTTCACCTACGGTCCCAtcgctcctcctcctgaCAACAGCTACGGAGGTGGATACAACAACCGAAGAAAGGCCTACCCAACTGCCCTTGTTCTTGCTCCTACCCGAGAATTGGTATCTCAAATCCACGACGAAGCTAGGAAATTCGCTTACCGATCATGGGCTCGACCTGCCGTTGTCTACGGTGGTGCCGACATTGGCCAACAAATCCGAGCTCTCGACCGAGGCTGTGATCTCCTCTCAGCCACTCCCGGTCGACTTGTCGACTTGATTGAGCGAGGTAAAATCTCGCTTGCCAACGTCAAGTACCTCGTCCtcgatgaagctgatcgaatGCTCGATATGGGTTTCGAACCTCAAATCAGACAAAttgtcgaaggtgaagacaTGCCTGGAGTCATGGACAGACAAACTCTCATGTTCTCTGCCACTTTCCCCAAAGAAATCCAAATGCTTGCTCGATCTTTCCTCAAAGACTACATTTTCCTTTCCGTCGGTCGAGTCGGTTCCACCTCTGAGAACATCACTCAACGAATCGAATACGTTGACGATGCCGACAAACGATCATTGCTTCTCGACTTGTTGCTTGCTGAGCAATCTGGAggtttgatcttggtcttcgTAGAGACTAAGAGAATGGCCGACAGTCTATGTGACTTCCTGCAAAATCAACGACACAACGCCACTTCCATCCACGGTGATCGAACTCAACGAGAACGAGAAGCTGCTCTTCACGCTTTCAGAACCGGTCGGGCTCCTATCCTCGTTGCTACTGCTGTCGCTGCTCGAGGTTTGGATATCCCTAACGTCACCCACGTCATCCTTTATGACCTTCCTACTGACGTTGCCGAATACACTCACCGAATCGGTCGAACTGGTCGAGCTGGTAACACTGGTACTTCCACTGCCTTCTTCAACAGACAAAACTTGAACATCTCCCGAGAACTCATCGATCTCCTTAAGGAAGCCAACCAAGTCGTTCCTCAATGGCTTATCGATGTCAGCTCCGAAAGGTCCTTCGGTGGATTTGGCGGACGAGGTGGACGAGGACgaggcggtggtggtggtggaagaatgggtggaagagatgtaagacaaggtggtggtggattcgGTGGTGGTGCCCCTCGAGGTGGTAACAGCtacggaggtggtggtggttaCGGAGGTGGTTATGGAGGTTAcggcggtggtggtggtggtttcCCACCCGCTGCTGCCTCTGGAGGTGCCAGTTGGTGGTAAACCACTATTGCGATCGGACCTCATCTCAAGCGAGGTCAACCGATAATATACCCGGTTCCTTCGCACTCTGTTCAAGTTCCACATGTGGATTATTCCCAACTGTTTCTTCGTTTTCGTTTCTCGGCTCAGTTCCTTATTCCCAACACATACGCCTTTCTACCGTCTTTCCCAAGCCAACAATCAAACAAAATCGCGTTCTCATCAAagtctctttctcttctcccgACGTCCGCTTTTTCTTAGCGTCTTTGCATCGCATTCAACAGCGCTGGACGCATAAACAAAATCAATAGATTCAACATAGAAAATCATGGACGTTCAAACAAAAAGCAATATATATACCCTCGCATATATACTCACACACAAAATAGATAGAGAGACTACAATAGATCAGAACGCAAAATACAAAGCTTGTATCAATTAGACGGTATCGAGGCATTTCCATTATATACCCCACACAAGGCattcaatcgatcaatcaactgtCAACATTTCCGGTTCTCTCATTATGGCACGGCACTTCACGATACTTTACGATTTTAGAATGACGAACAAAGAAAAGAGAATCTTCAAAGGGGAGCGATGGACAATTCAGCTTAGATGAGATATTTTGGGATTTTCTGTGGTCTTTGGTCTTTCGTCAGTCTGAGGTATTGTATTATATTATATTACTTTTAACATCCTGCATTAACAGAAGGATGTTTGAGGTGATCACTACAAGTGCCAATCATAGATTCTAGCCGTAGTAGAGAGAAAAGGCGAGATTATGATATTTGATAGATATGAATGCATGTATTCTGTCTGTGTATACTTGGAGTGATTCACCTCCACCATGAGAGGTTCGATCGGAGTATGACGTCTTATCTAATCGCGATGAATCAGCTGAGTCAACCATGTGCGATCACCG
Coding sequences:
- a CDS encoding ATP-dependent RNA helicase ded1; translated protein: MTTAPVNGLNGLEAKFNSGMKLNPERPAYVPPHMRNRGPPAPQFNNGPAPAGPGYHQSPTGLPTPATTPPQSRVSYAPPAARGGAFPPAGAPRSEDGGWGAPRRGPAEPRSFGGGAPGFGSWKNGEHVLGARNPRLEKELFGEAGDGVHQSTGINFDKYADIPVEATGTGVPEPVTEFTNPPIDPVLLENIQYARYTTPTPVQKYSLPIVAGGRDLMACAQTGSGKTGGFLFPILSAMFTYGPIAPPPDNSYGGGYNNRRKAYPTALVLAPTRELVSQIHDEARKFAYRSWARPAVVYGGADIGQQIRALDRGCDLLSATPGRLVDLIERGKISLANVKYLVLDEADRMLDMGFEPQIRQIVEGEDMPGVMDRQTLMFSATFPKEIQMLARSFLKDYIFLSVGRVGSTSENITQRIEYVDDADKRSLLLDLLLAEQSGGLILVFVETKRMADSLCDFLQNQRHNATSIHGDRTQREREAALHAFRTGRAPILVATAVAARGLDIPNVTHVILYDLPTDVAEYTHRIGRTGRAGNTGTSTAFFNRQNLNISRELIDLLKEANQVVPQWLIDVSSERSFGGFGGRGGRGRGGGGGGRMGGRDVRQGGGGFGGGAPRGGNSYGGGGGYGGGYGGYGGGGGGFPPAAASGGASWW